The following coding sequences lie in one Lolium perenne isolate Kyuss_39 chromosome 2, Kyuss_2.0, whole genome shotgun sequence genomic window:
- the LOC127331810 gene encoding uncharacterized protein, translating to MSHFSESEDAFSDGSNGAHIRITRARPSSPSASNGAVAPHVPRVIRTAAAASRSTAASRPGYSPKVSVDMAVAHSWAPYTAVVSTLRSVSLLALKGSVREEAREAVAGLYAHPTPFGAAQRFPAGEVYVCLDRSPLARTMHGIQESLMKAEAGYGDKCVSACSSCIYGIGSALEELTRATRDDDGGAPVLYDREVFESAFLLTWTEP from the coding sequence ATGAGCCATTTCTCAGAGTCAGAGGACGCCTTCAGCGACGGCTCCAACGGCGCGCACATCCGCATCACTCGCGCAAGACCGTCTTCTCCAAGCGCCAGCAACGGCGCCGTGGCTCCACACGTCCCTCGTGTCATCCGCACGGCGGCGGCCGCCTCGCGCTCCACGGCCGCGTCCCGCCCCGGCTACAGCCCCAAGGTGTCCGTGGACATGGCCGTCGCGCACAGCTGGGCGCCCTACACCGCCGTCGTCAGCACGCTCCGCTCCGTCTCCCTCCTGGCCCTCAAGGGTAGCGTCCGCGAGGAGGCGAGGGAGGCGGTCGCCGGCCTGTACGCACACCCTACGCCGTTCGGCGCCGCCCAGCGGTTCCCGGCGGGCGAGGTGTACGTGTGCCTGGACCGCTCGCCGTTGGCCCGGACGATGCACGGGATCCAGGAGTCGCTGATGAAGGCGGAGGCGGGGTACGGTGACAAGTGCGTCAGCGCATGCTCCAGCTGCATCTACGGGATCGGCAGCGCCCTCGAGGAGCTCACGCGCGCCAcgcgcgacgacgacggcggcgcccCTGTTCTGTATGACCGTGAGGTCTTCGAGTCCGCCTTCCTGCTCACATGGACCGAGCCGTGA